Proteins from one Anopheles nili chromosome 2, idAnoNiliSN_F5_01, whole genome shotgun sequence genomic window:
- the LOC128731369 gene encoding huntingtin, whose product MDKLNPFGPLQRSIEALKTSECNEKEKLAHFGQISETIISVKPGTPVSNSPSYHGHLTNSIAVLILFCEEMDSSVRMAAEENLSRIVRHCESSGNIIRVQRDLYHEIKKNGNERSLRIALSIFAQYCSTIRQRKARTYAQNLLPCIYSISKRREPALLESLCAFTQVFCEHMEGYLTDGEVLKMTELFLEDIGSDCSTKRRSAARNTLTFILGSRNPDFYANNAFNRCIEQLLKCGQLQQQPNTVLGVMGCFRAILPIVLRNCSVEKSIEIFDLCLHFLREGTHTIINAALEVLLIVVANVQPAVRKVFLSNQCEHRRMLLKRKTLKNSIFKINPSDSVLSSRKSSTDARSDHLLRPGSLPVTSTPTKFPLPVDDRSLASASDIELDSLKSMDLDTENRTAPALQLEYSGVSDIATGSNTSSGAPAPDTLSLRSQKSTDSIGSFLNTLLTSSNAAESVTKFFRKSIDKPLPDDGEEDRLSMDSMASSHMSSNTETIRAELDVTLERDLDTDSVTVVPVVPIATPTPSKDTLEVPLGSSTIADDTLETTKELYIGTIHDQNLLEFTARLVCSRFLLGGSRHVLIPDSIVRVSVKSLSMQVVAACVRLKPELLCLPLERDSFREEYSVVEILNLEDAINELSNDNLATGEESDNANGVTPIQEEESGAKLLEMKEDHFGECTSATYFEYFSPMSLSLDQGLKSKLKSIEENFSIDNNEKLSRDLDAILSQSEPGPGASLTGPSASVRRRELLVVPKVITATKSEHQTGASRSAVDSAGDTDLTAMAVSDRKELEDEQQQLLADVLLFYDNADPTLRGTVQLIVGNFLRAAIDAGGTYREFLRTKIPNVANQAFLSEDKLLQVVILGLSDDIHTVINQTLSSVELFFNAYFQSAANAQERVIPISKHTANIPFQSCNRNMFLNDNIASHAHQDASHYMKTILNRLCFMSENKYWLVQCKLLDVLTQLDFDCIKAYGHQGDQMREKVLDQVLSGLGDGDIRVRNHASERLLQYLEGDSRNATLVQHQQVHPIAAQTVVGDFVDEFVLSTFASPFNHRSCQRRTYSAASKAVFSSVSRVLYRISNLLLKIGDKNLQAGLIHFLRVFLAKYDPIDFVELWNEYNINNVLLSLLTEMNGTILDLTVHADLLRICSQIIVVVISSRSTSHATDSELMNKFIIHLLKLLNIYHHLYGNISPLVMNRAQKTDIFMNTKELQQINCFGYFGSDHVYMKLYQQIRSSMESYRITINTESGQKLFDCLRASIEALWTLLEMKSLSSMTNGLKFVEEVLRYLQTFLVVEPDHCIRCARYLLRFIFHANYINRTAEVSFFRKISLSEDPIEVASEEFFVRYYDFCKAKSKPISSEIGAFVKLFEPLVITCLKLFTKMSSGVQANILQLLCQLLDFNINYQLLDGSNVFVESIFKHIECIERGTVDDSEALMRQVVRFLFQLSGLVREKPLVSIPKIINICDNLLANNVIRRTAIASVQALSHEIFLLRLSSKSIASKVFEAAECSTQKEVVLNMLIKFPDELDVYRVVPMIMYSERLHDSDGTQATNCESDVLSALLQVFGDGKLVVTNDREYAIVLRLMECFERSMLLESKMVLRFVEILYTTVSNESCDTLQKVIYGELIIKQVLQKMEETYLLNHVTLYHRKATACQNIEDESADDFNVQTKRNSDDLGQTASQSLARILIQYLRECLNRLEEVHLTYNATLETIQFSNTAVTRYIETLGSTTGLKEISRILAEQIPLELIHWHRLPVSVVRSLCEMMINHGYDTELMLSLIRNSEYSVRNNRLVTVLIEVLLERNPNESKWSQKEVQALLSSESLLLSQHFQPLLLCHITDDEFSKEIVKSIMTNVEGKLSNIHCTLLEKAPLTSLTLICNRLTDLLGTINIVTSRNAALILNHKLDALLQLGNQGLKESAVLTVLPESDFRYLYSSFTIERKRKFPKLFKTLVQLKQYYENVSHNESKCSIGISIDTVSLKDLTIDETWFLKQIAHHCTEQSYTKPRNIAKMLHEIKSESKLINLFSSGSLNVRLLRDIIAVAFENMMHSFRIDCVQFNPHLNYLKVHPMLKVSLIVLMRKLGEICDAKTKADDTSVKLHCAECVVCFLEYLNRLEHLCLFHIEGRFIERFVKEHLLKSNFFEPLLTFGSVCARAALQEPSVNVTRIELYLRCIETILRQRYLWNELNQNDRYQTDVELYVEVLYSLIERSHRNDQLSGRKQTPVVFQSFMNDETSSVAIYIKTIIIAELVTDSTSMAKHLSMSDHMIALIESIAISILKLDRFYPYALTPLELYDCYTTLDVLENGHPKVPTVPIEHLYDVELLELFLMRVNVFGFSSRQQFEELFMSLMVLLNRIEDPIFVSLLEQREIKNMCLKAVTTLLISCYRYPWIGFNEGKFHHSTRNSRIKCDTIGLKKLHNIQLSIPLSNVFYQPNLERRLLVAVKDDLYSADDSSVGTLCFSSNQLSLDYFWEIIERTNEASGAGISSPVETLIVRNRRYFVEKINIDSTSSMQLIYDVLKQLLDEDPALVLPHLVCFCEIIENKDQIACLNQLLLKLQERVPMDDTLSQQHIIYLLCRLAALLTPSMAELTHLCTIIPTYLKSTQLYIRNATLKGMICLLECLVKTNTSIGSLNDELQLVRNVIVNYIVKHGIIEESSGAFSDLHTKLVWTLNFYLIEHTSRFVPECNLLSNSIISANNILKRTTNLDIYLCILNGLERLVISGRVSRTLHEKIEKLAIDLVKIDNEMFSLSALKLLVTCIYRSCNEQLESTERCNGIVQDEPDIIVQQIDKIEILFAKIRTTTPQGAKVFGDVLCQLIRDLLPPNEILTKVFKELMLNQPNPDIIASVTFQLFRSAIDASHLSLLQEWLLCSLPNFLSFPQVNKSVWCLTVIFLSSSLNIHLIKLLPEVLSLPSYQQLNEREINNFIISAKDFYARLDGNGTQKAKFKEIFQQHDSFVFQNLVQCL is encoded by the exons ATGGATAAGCTAAATCCATTCGGACCTCTGCAGCGTTCCATCGAGGCACTGAAAACTTCAGAATGTAATGAAAAGGAGAAGCTCGCCCACTTCGGGCAAATCAGTGAAACAATCATCAGCGTCAAACCCGGCACGCCTGTGTCCAATTCACCCAGCTACCATGGGCACCTCACCAACTCTATCGCTGTGCTTATCTTGTTTTGCGAAGAAATGGATTCTAGCGTTCGCATGGCCGCGGAGGAAAACCTATCGCGTATCGTTCGGCATTGCGAATCTTCAGGAAACATCATTCGCGTACAGCGGGACCTCTACCATGAGATAAAAAAGAACGGCAACGAAAGATCCTTACGCATCGCTTTGTCCATCTTCGCGCAGTACTGCAGCACCATAAGGCAACGTAAGGCTCGAACTTACGCCCAGAATCTGCTGCCTTGCATCTACTCCATTTCCAAGCGCCGTGAACCAGCTCTGTTGGaaagtttgtgtgcgttcacGCAGGTGTTCTGTGAGCACATGGAAGGATATCTCACCGATGGCGAGGTGCTGAAAATGACCGAACTCTTCCTCGAAGACATAGGCTCCGATTGTTCCACCAAGCGCCGTAGCGCTGCGAGAAACACGCTTACATTCATTCTAGGCTCCCGGAATCCCGATTTTTACGCCAACAACGCGTTCAACCGGTGCATAGAGCAGCTGTTGAAATGTGGCCAGCTACAACAGCAACCGAACACCGTGCTCGGTGTGATGGGATGTTTCCGGGCGATATTACCCATCGTGCTGCGCAATTGTAGCgttgaaaaatcgatcgaaatatTTGATCTTTGCTTGCATTTTCTGCGCGAAGGAACGCACACCATCATCAATGCTGCGCTCGAGGTGTTGCTTATCGTCGTGGCCAACGTGCAACCCGCGGTACGGAAAGTGTTTCTTTCGAATCAATGCGAGCACAGAAGGATGCTGCTTAAACGGAAGACGCTGAAGAATTccattttcaaaataaatcccaGCGATAGTGTGCTGTCCTCGCGCAAATCCAGCACCGACGCAAGGTCGGACCATTTGCTGCGTCCTGGATCGTTACCGGTCACTTCTACTCCGACGAAATTTCCATTACCCGTCGACGATCGATCTCTAGCGTCAGCATCCGACATCGAGCTCGATTCTTTGAAGAGCATGGACCTCGATACGGAAAATCGAACCGCACCGGCCCTACAGCTGGAATATTCCGGGGTTTCCGATATTGCGACGGGCAGCAACACCTCTTCCGGAGCGCCCGCACCAGACACACTCTCACTTAGAAGCCAAAAGTCAACCGACTCGATCGGATCGTTCCTAAATACGCTGCTGACGAGCTCGAATGCTGCTGAATCGGTAACAAAGTTTTTCCGCAAATCCATCGATAAACCCCTTCCAGACGATGGCGAGGAGGATCGTCTGTCGATGGATTCGATGGCCAGCAGTCACATGTCGTCAAACACGGAAACGATCCGAGCGGAATTAGATGTGACGTTAGAGAGGGATCTAGACACCGACTCTGTCACTGTGGTGCCTGTTGTCCCCATTGCCACTCCCACGCCTTCTAAGGATACGCTGGAAGTCCCGCTCGGCTCTTCGACGATCGCGGACGACACGCTAGAAACCACAAAAGAGTTATACATTGGAACCATACACGATCAGAATTTGTTAGAATTCACAGCACGGCTTGTGTGCTCTCGATTCCTGCTGGGTGGCAGCAGACACGTCCTAATTCCAGACTCCATCGTGCGCGTGTCTGTGAAAAGTCTATCGATGCAAGTTGTAGCTGCGTGCGTACGATTAAAACCGGAACTACTTTGTCTGCCGCTCGAGCGAGACTCCTTCCGGGAGGAGTATTCTGTGGTAGAAATCCTAAACCTGGAGGATGCAATCAATGAGCTTTCAAACGACAATTTGGCCACGGGCGAAGAATCCGACAACGCAAACGGTGTCACACCGATACAGGAGGAGGAATCGGGTGCTAAGTTGCTAGAAATGAAGGAAGATCACTTTGGGGAATGCACTAGTGCGACGTACTTCGAATACTTCTCACCGATGTCGTTAAGTCTCGACCAAGGGCTAAAATCGAAGCTGAAATCGAtcgaggaaaacttttcaatcgACAACAACGAGAAGTTAAGTCGCGATCTGGACGCTATTCTTTCTCAGTCCGAACCAGGACCCGGGGCAAGTCTAACCGGACCGTCGGCCAGTGTGCGCAGGCGGGAGTTGCTGGTAGTGCCGAAAGTTATAACCGCGACTAAATCTGAGCATCAAACAGGTGCTAGCCGGTCTGCTGTCGACTCAGCAGGCGATACCGATCTCACCGCGATGGCTGTGTCGGACCGCAAGGAACTGGAAGATGAGCAGCAACAGTTGTTGGCCGACGTACTACTTTTTTACGATAATGCAGATCCAACGCTCCGCGGCACGGTGCAGTTAATAGTTGGTAATTTTTTACGTGCTGCTATCGATGCTGGTGGGACTTATCGGGAGTTTCTTCGCACTAAGATCCCAAATGTCGCCAACCAAGCGTTCTTGAGCGAGGACAAATTACTTCAAGTCGTTATCCTG GGTCTCTCGGATGACATCCACACAGTGATCAATCAGACACTGTCGTCTGTGGAACTCTTTTTTAACGCATACTTTCAGTCTGCTGCTAATGCACAGGAGCGTGTCATTCCGATTTCGAAGCATACTGCAAACATTCCATTCCAATCGTGCAATAGAAACATGTTTTTGAACGATAACATTGCATCTCACGCACATCAAGATGCGTCGCATTACATGAAAACGATTCTTAATCGGTTGTGTTTTATGTCAGAGAACAAATACTGGCTGGTGCAGTGTAAACTGTTGGACGTGCTTACTCAGCTCGATTTCGATTGCATCAAAGCGTACGGTCATCAGGGCGACCAGATGAGGGAGAAAGTACTTGACCAGGTGCTTAGCGGACTCGGTGATGGCGATATTCGGGTGCGAAATCACGCCAGTGAACGTTTGCTGCAGTATCTTGAGGGCGATTCTCGCAATGCCACCCTCGTACAACATCAACAGGTGCACCCAATAGCGGCACAAACCGTCGTTGGGGATTTTGTAGACGAATTCGTTCTCAGCACGTTCGCGTCACCGTTCAATCATCGAAGCTGCCAAAGAAGGACTTATTCGGCTGCTTCGAAAGCGGTATTTTCGTCTGTGAGCCGTGTGTTGTACAGGATAAGCAATCTTTTGCTTAAAATAGGTGACAAAAATTTACAG GCTGGATTAATACATTTTCTACGCGTGTTCCTGGCGAAATATGATCCAATTGATTTTGTGGAGCTGTGGAACGAATATAACATAAATAACGTGCTGTTGAGCTTGCTGACGGAAATGAATGGAACCATCCTGGATCTTACCGTTCACGCGGATTTATTGCGAATATGCTCTCAAATCATCGTTG TGGTAATATCGAGCCGTTCCACGAGTCATGCTACGGACAGTGAattgatgaataaatttatcattcatcTGTTGAAACTGCTCAATATTTATCATCACTTGTACGGCAACATCTCTCCACTGGTCATGAATCGTGCTCAAAAGACGGACATCTTCATGAACACCAAGGAATTACAACAGATTAACTGTTTCGGATATTTCGGTAGCGATCATGTGTACATGAAGCTTTACCAGCAGATTCGAAGCTCGATGGAGAGCTACCGTATAACGATCAATACCGAATCGGGCCAAAAGCTGTTCGATTGTCTCCGGGCATCCATTGAGGCGTTGTGGACGCTTTTAGAAATGAAATCGCTCTCTAGCATGACGAACGGATTGAAATTTGTGGAGGAAGTGCTGCGATATCTGCAAACATTTCTTGTGGTGGAACCCGACCATTGCATTCGATGTGCTCGGTATCTGCTGAGGTTCATCTTCCATGCCAACTACATAAACCGCACGGCTGAGGTATCATTTTTCCGCAAAATATCGCTCTCCGAAGACCCGATAGAGGTAGCGTCGGAGGAATTCTTCGTTCGCTATTACGATTTCTGCAAAGCAAAATCGAAACCGATTTCGTCTGAAATCGGTGCTTTCGTTAAGCTGTTTGAACCGCTGGTTATTACGTGTCTGAAGCTATTCACCAAGATGAGCAGCGGTGTTCAGGCAAATATTTTGCAGTTGCTCTGCCAGCTGCTGGATTTCAACATTAACTACCAACTGCTCGATGGTAGTAACGTTTTTGTGGAATCGATATTCAAACACATTGAGTGCATCGAACGAGGCACTGTGGATGACTCTGAAGCACTAATGCGGCAGGTGGTGCGATTTCTGTTCCAGCTCAGCGGTCTCGTGCGCGAGAAACCGCTGGTATCGATCCCTAAGATCATCAACATCTGCGACAATCTGTTGGCAAACAATGTCATTCGTCGTACGGCAATTGCATCGGTGCAAgctctttcgcatgaaatattCCTGCTTCGTCTCAGCAGCAAAAGCATTGCCTCGAAGGTGTTCGAAGCGGCCGAGTGTAGCACCCAGAAGGAGGTGGTGCTCAACATGCTTATTAAGTTCCCAGACGAGCTGGATGTTTACCGAGTCGTTCCTATGATAATGTACAGCGAACGGTTGCACGACAGCGACGGTACCCAAGCAACCAACTGTGAGTCGGATGTTCTATCCGCCCTGTTGCAGGTGTTTGGAGATGGTAAACTGGTGGTAACAAACGATCGGGAATACGCCATCGTGTTGCGACTAATGGAATGTTTCGAACGAAGTATGCTGCTGGAGAGTAAAATGGTTCTGCGTTTCGTGGAAATTCTATACACCACTGTCTCTAACGAATCTTGTGATACACTGCAAAAAGTAATTTATGGCGAGTTGATCATCAAACAGGTTCTTCAAAAAATGGAGGAAACCTATCTTCTCAACCACGTCACACTATACCATCGCAAGGCAACCGCCTGTCAAAATATCGAGGATGAAAGTGCAGATGATTTCAATGTGCAAACGAAGCGTAACAGCGACGATCTTGGACAAACAGCATCACAGAGCTTGGCTCGCATATTGATTCAGTACTTGCGCGAATGCTTGAATAGATTGGAGGAAGTACATCTGACTTACAATGCGACTCTTGAAACCATTCAGTTCTCAAACACAGCCGTTACGCGTTACATTGAAACGCTCGGAAGTACAACTGGCTTAAAAGAAATTAGCCGAATATTAGCTGAACAAATTCCACTGGAACTGATTCATTGGCACCGTTTGCCCGTCTCTGTTGTGCGATCTTTGTGTGAGATGATGATTAATCACGGATATGATACAGAGCTTATGCTGTCACTGATTCGTAACAGTGAGTATAGTGTACGAAATAATCGATTGGTTACTGTGCTGATAGAGGTGCTGTTGGAACGTAACCCAAATGAGTCCAAGTGGTCGCAAAAAGAAGTGCAAGCATTGCTATCTAGCGAATCGCTTCTACTGTCGCAGCATTTCCAGCCTCTCTTACTGTGCCACATAACGGACGACGAGTTTTCGAAGGAAATTGTGAAAAGTATCATGACAAACGTTGAAGGAAAACTGTCCAACATTCACTGTACGTTACTGGAAAAAGCACCTTTAACTTCGCTAACGCTCATATGCAACCGGTTGACGGACTTGCTAGGTACGATCAATATAGTTACCTCACGCAATGCCGCCTTGATTCTAAATCACAAGCTTGACGCACTGTTGCAGCTGGGAAATCAAGGGCTAAAGGAAAGTGCCGTCCTTACCGTACTACCAGAAAGCGATTTCCGTTACCTTTACTCTAGCTTTACCATTGAGCGTAAGCGAAAGTTCCCCAAACTCTTCAAAACGCTCGTTCAACTAAAACAATATTACGAGAACGTGTCACACAACGAATCAAAATGCTCGATTGGTATATCTATTGATACTGTGTCACTAAAAGATCTGACAATTGATGAAACATGGTTCCTGAAGCAGATCGCACACCACTGTACCGAGCAATCGTATACCAAACCGCGAAACATTGCCAAAATGTTACACGAAATAAAATCGGAAAGCAAGCTTATCAATCTGTTCTCCAGTGGCTCGCTGAATGTGCGACTTTTGCGTGACATAATTGCAGTCGCATTTGAGAATATGATGCACTCTTTCCGCATCGATTGCGTTCAATTTAATCCCCATCTGAACTATCTGAAGGTGCATCCAATGCTGAAGGTGTCGCTTATCGTGTTGATGCGCAAACTGGGTGAAATTTGcgacgcaaaaacaaaagcagacGATACTAGCGTTAAATTGCATTGTGCCGAGtgtgtcgtttgttttctAGAATATTTAAACAGGCTCGAACACCTTTGCCTTTTCCACATCGAAGGCAGGTTCATAGAACGCTTCGTGAAGGAGCATCTGCTAAAGTCAAACTTTTTCGAACCACTACTCACTTTTGGAAGCGTCTGTGCTCGTGCCGCATTACAGGAACCATCGGTAAACGTGACTCGCATTGAGCTGTATCTGAGATGCATCGAAACCATACTTCGTCAACGATACCTCTGGAACGAACTAAACCAAAACGATCGATATCAAACTGATGTGGAGCTGTACGTTGAGGTACTGTACAGCCTGATCGAACGTTCACACCGCAATGATCAGCTATCagggagaaaacaaacaccggtCGTGTTTCAATCGTTTATGAACGATGAAACAAGTTCAGTTGCAATTTATATAAAAACGATCATCATAGCCGAACTTGTCACAGATTCCACATCGATGGCAAAACATCTATCAATGAGCGATCACATGATCGCTTTGATTGAATCGATTGCCATTTCTATTCTCAAGCTAGACAGATTTTATCCGTACGCATTGACACCTCTCGAGCTGTACGATTGCTATACCACGCTAGATGTACTAGAAAACGGCCACCCGAAAGTTCCCACGGTACCGATCGAACATCTGTATGATGTTGAACTTTTAGAGCTGTTTTTAATGAG AGTAAACGTGTTTGGCTTCTCCTCGCGACAACAATTTGAGGAACTCTTCATGTCGCTGATGGTGTTGCTTAACCGTATAGAGGATCCAATATTTGTGAGTCTACTGGAGCAACGGGAAATCAAAAACATGTGCCTAAAGGCTGTTACGACTTTGCTAATATCCTGCTACCGCTACCCATGGATTGGCTTCAACGAGGGCAAATTTCATCATTCAACGCGAAATTCAAGAATCAAATGTGATACAATCGG TTTGAAAAAATTACACAACATACAGCTTTCTATTCCGCTAAGCAACGTGTTCTACCAGCCCAACCTGGAGCGGCGTCTGTTAGTTGCAGTAAAGGATGATTTGTATTCGGCCGACGACAGTAGCGTCGGAACGTTATGTTTTAGCTCGAATCAGCTTTCGCTGGATTATTTCTGGGAAATCatagaacgaacgaatgaagcTAGCGGTGCAGGTATTTCATCTCCGGTGGAAACATTAATCGTTCGAAATAGGAGGTATTTTGtggaaaaaatcaatatcgACTCCACAAGCTCTATGCAGTTGATTTATGACGTGTTAAAACAGCTACTCGACGAAGATCCAGCATTAGTTTTGCCTCATTTGGTGTGTTTCtgcgaaataattgaaaataaggATCAAATAGCCTGCCTAAACCAACTGCTACTAAAGCTACAAGAGCGCGTTCCGATGGATGATACATTGTCTCAACAG CATATTATCTACTTGCTGTGCCGGTTAGCAGCGCTCCTTACTCCCAGCATGGCCGAGCTGACGCATCTTTGTACAATCATCCCAACGTATCTGAAGAGCACTCAGCTGTACATCCGTAACGCGACCTTAAAAGGAATGATCTGTCTGCTAGAGTGTCTGGTGAAAACCAACACATCAATTGGATCGCTAAATGACGAGCTACAGCTCGTGCGAAACGTGATCGTTAACTACATTGTAAAGCATGGTATTATCGAAGAAAGCTCGGGAGCTTTCAGCGATCTGCATACGAAGCTTGTGTGGACGTTGAATTTTTATCTGATTGAACACACGTCGCGTTTCGTGCCAGAGTGCAACCTCTTGTCGAACAGCATCATCTCGGCGAATAATATCCTCAAAAGGACCACCAACTTAGACATCTATCTGTGTATTTTGAAT GGTTTAGAGCGGCTGGTCATCAGTGGTCGGGTTTCGCGTACGCTGCATGAAAAGATCGAGAAACTGGCGATCGATCTCGTGAAGATAGATAACGAGATGTTTTCGTTGTCAGCGCTGAAGCTTCTGGTCACTTGCATCTATCGCAGCTGTAACGAGCAGCTTGAAAGTACGGAACGCTGCAATGGTATCGTGCAGGACGAGCCGGACATAATCGTTCAGCAGATCGATAAGATAGAGATTCTGTTTGCCAAAATCCGCACCACAACCCCGCAGGGTGCCAAAGTGTTCGGGGACGTGCTGTGCCAGCTCATACGTGATCTTTTACCACCCAACGAGATCCTGACGAAGGTGTTCAAGGAGCTGATGTTAAATCAACCCAACCCGGATATTATCGCAAGCGTCACATTCCAGCTGTTCCGCTCCGCGATCGACGCATCGCACTTGAGCCTTCTGCAGGAGTGGTTACTGTGTTCGTTGCCgaattttctctcatttcctCAGGTGAACAAATCCGTCTGGTGTCTGACCGTTATCTTCCTTTCGTCTTCGCTTAACATCCATCTGATCAAACTGTTGCCTGAAGTGCTGTCACTTCCCTCGTATCAGCAGCTTAACGAAAGAGAAATCAACAACTTCATCATCTCGGCCAAGGATTTCTATGCTCGCCTTGACGGCAACGGTACCCAGAAAGCGAAATTCAAAGAAATATTCCAACAACAcgattcttttgtttttcaaaacctTGTGCAATGCTTGTAA
- the LOC128726157 gene encoding uncharacterized protein LOC128726157, which produces MCWRVSVLLLLVHSLAVVHLLGFKLGNPWPLCPANDKRLLSLFNLLCNTTQTTTATTRDACYGCFFRAGALSVGPTQLAAISQCASLYLINTSYAVCATNLAGVVTGIRPLNVLPPGSSTTDCYTGHCEFVQCVRRINGNMLINQCLLQTLINRDLNVEAQRVGFYVNATSCILARARCDSYNPITGQLQQPLNTPAGTTGRTGSNSLQISPTGDIRIISFPMNVAVGDAFCSSRTLLDQSTFGNSIC; this is translated from the exons ATGTGCTGGCGTGTTtcggtgctgctgcttttggTGCATTCTCTCGCTGTGGTGCACCTGCTCGGTTTCAAACTTGGAAACCCGTGGCCACTTTGTCCCGCCAATGATAAGCGGCTGTTGTCACTGTTCAATCTGCTTTGCAATACTACCCAAACAACGACGGCCACTACTAGGGATGCTTGCTACGGGTGTTTCTTTAGGGCTGGAGCACTTTCCGTCGGACCAACTCAGCTCGCAGCGATCAGTCAGTGTGCTTCGTTGTACCTCATAAACACGAGCTATGCCGTGTGCGCGACAAATCTTGCA GGCGTTGTGACAGGAATTCGTCCTTTAAACGTGCTCCCGCCAGGATCATCCACAACCGATTGTTATACGGGCCACTGCGAGTTCGTGCAGTGTGTTCGAAGGATCAACGGCAACATGCTGATCAACCAGTGTCTTCTGCAAACGCTCATCAATCGAGATCTCAACGTTGAGGCACAGCGAGTGGGTTTCTACGTCAATGCGACGTCGTGTATTCTGGCGAGAGCTCGATGTGATTCATACAATCCGATTACGGGGCAGCTACAGCAACCATTGAACACTCCGGCCGGAACCACGGGTAGAACAGGATCGAACTCACTGCAAATATCCCCAACCGGTGACATTAGAATCATATCGTTTCCAATGAATGTTGCAGTTGGTGATGCATTCTGCTCATCACGAACCTTACTTGATCAATCCACGTTTGGAAACTCCATATGTTAA